In the Anaerohalosphaeraceae bacterium genome, one interval contains:
- a CDS encoding RHS repeat-associated core domain-containing protein → MSADLQGVGRVTEYHYDGDGNRVRKVQNGLQTRYVNDVALPLAEVLMETDGVGNPQAVYTYGNGLISMNRSGVNAYYHSDGLGSVRQLTNASGQGMVSYMYDGFGNVRAVSGTADNPYGFTGESQFTEADNLIFLRARYYAPALGRFLSRDPILTPVRLQGYVGWLLPYLNLHESPQALHPYLYVLNNPLRYIDPMGLAAKDVNLCYEACNAYASKQKWNAGAVKNFLESCYVNCWNIYTNNPSGCGSYNNIWAIEETLKGMEKRVPPVLRKIIDWIGRLL, encoded by the coding sequence GTGTCGGCGGATTTACAGGGCGTCGGGCGGGTGACGGAGTATCATTATGACGGCGACGGCAATCGGGTCAGGAAGGTACAGAATGGCCTCCAGACAAGATATGTCAACGATGTTGCCCTTCCGCTGGCGGAGGTCTTGATGGAGACGGATGGGGTCGGGAATCCGCAGGCGGTTTATACCTACGGAAATGGCCTGATTTCGATGAATCGCTCGGGCGTCAATGCGTATTATCACTCTGACGGGCTGGGGTCGGTGCGGCAGTTGACGAATGCCTCCGGGCAGGGTATGGTGTCCTATATGTACGACGGGTTCGGCAATGTGCGGGCAGTTTCGGGGACGGCCGACAATCCCTACGGCTTCACGGGCGAAAGCCAATTTACCGAGGCGGACAACCTGATTTTCCTCCGCGCCCGCTATTACGCCCCCGCCCTCGGCCGATTCCTCTCCCGCGACCCGATTCTGACCCCGGTCCGGCTTCAGGGTTATGTCGGCTGGCTGCTGCCCTATCTGAATCTGCACGAATCCCCCCAAGCCCTCCATCCGTATTTGTATGTATTGAATAATCCCCTTCGTTACATAGATCCTATGGGATTGGCTGCTAAGGATGTCAACCTTTGTTATGAAGCCTGTAACGCTTATGCAAGCAAGCAGAAGTGGAATGCAGGAGCCGTAAAAAACTTTTTAGAATCTTGTTATGTAAACTGCTGGAATATCTATACCAATAATCCTTCCGGATGCGGAAGTTATAACAACATCTGGGCTATTGAAGAGACCCTGAAGGGTATGGAAAAAAGGGTGCCGCCTGTCTTAAGAAAAATTATCGACTGGATCGGGCGTTTATTGTAG